The DNA sequence CCGATTCCACCGGAGCAAAGCCCGGAGTCTGGACGGTGATCGTAACCGGGATGTTGTTGCCGATGTTGATGGCACCGGGTTTTGAGACCACGGGCACAAACGGCCGGGCGCGCCAGATCGGAGTTGCCGGTTCGCCAAACAGGTTGCGCTCCATAATCTCCATCCGGTATTTCTGGGAATCAAGAATTACCGGCACCCAGTAGTTTCTGCCATAGGAAATCATCTCGCCCTGATAAATCTTGCGGGCGGTGCGGAATCCCAGAAAGCCGTAGCCGATCGCATAGTTCAGCTTCTCCGCAACATTCACCCAGCCGGACTCGTAGTTCATCATGACACCGATGAAGCCATTGGGTGCGTGGTTGAACATGTTTTCGGCGATGCAGTCGCCATTCGTTGATCCCAGATCCCACTGGCCGACATTACACGAGACCGCGGTAATGCAGTTGAGCCGGTTGGTATTGGTGAGGTTGATCATCATCTGGCTGGTAACACTTCCGTTCAGGTCATAAAGGTCGGGGGAGCCGTGGGCAATCACCGAGTTGAAGGTGTAGCCGGAGTTGAGCGAATCACAGTAGCGCTGGGGTGTCGGCTGGACCTGGCCGTTCCCGGAGTAATACATTTTCAGGTCAAACCAGGGCGGGGTGGGCGAGGCATTGGCGATCGAGTCGTTGTAATTGTCTGAGAAGGTGACACCGTTGGGCAGAAGGATTTTATTCCACCAGCCGCCGGTTGTATCCGGTGCGGTCTCGTAGCGGATAATCTTGCTCCGGACATTGGCGATCTCACTGAACTGATTCAGGGTCATCATGCCGACATGGACATCGGCATAACCGTCAACCGAATCGGCGAGCTCACCGAAAATGTTATTGTTGTTCCGGTCCCAGGTGCCATCCAGATCCGAGAAATACATATCGGAGAAGAAGTCATAGCCATAGGAGCGGGCAACCCGGTAGTAGTTTGCCGGATAGTCAGGACGGGCGATGAAGACAAAGATTGTGCCCCAGGTGGTGTCCGCATCCTTGATGAAGTTGCGCATCTTTTCCGCATTGTCCCGTCCCGGATAGGTGGCGCAGATGGACTCCAGAATGACAATCTTTGAGCGCCAGCCGAGCCGGGTGCGCCAGTCCCGCAGCCAGACCAGCGAGTCGGCAAACTGCTGACTGGTCATGATGACATGCTCGTAATTGCCGGGCTCAAGGAACCGGGAACCGAAACTGCCGGTTCGCTTCGGCGGGGCAAAACGGTCAACATCCTCAGGATTGAGCACCAGGTGCTTTACCTGATCGCCGAACATCTTCAGCTGCATTTCGGTGTATGCCGGGGTGTGATGCCGGCCGGTTTCATAATTGAGCCGGACGGTGATTTCTGAGACGAGATACAGTCTGCCTTCAACCGGATTGTAGCGGACCGGATAGATGAGAAAACTGGCAATCCGGTAACCGGACATACTGCCGACATGGGCGAAGCGGGCAGGGTTTTCAGGCCAGATTTTGTTCTGGCTGTAGACGAGCGGATCCGGAGGCACGAACGGTTTCGGCTCGTAGTTCTTCTTCCAGGGGATCGGATGCTGAGCGGGCAGGACCTTGTAAGTGCCGGGAAGTGCCTCTTCCTTGAACGATACGATTTCCAGACCGGTGACTTCGGCGTCTGCCGGAATTGCCACCTGATAGGGCAGGCAGGGCAGATCCGGTTCGCCCAGATTGCTGATATGGGCGGACATGCCGAAGTCCACGGTGGTATAGCCGTCCTGACTGCCGAGCTGGACCGCAGCTGCCGGATACTCAAAGCTCCGGGTGAAGCTGGCGCCCAGGGCAATGGTCAGGCAGGCAGAGAGCGTCAGAAATACAAGACGCTTCACTTGACCTCCTTTTTGCTCTGACAGCGTTTTTTTCTGTGTCATAAAGCAGGCCCGAGCCTGGTTCAAACTGACACAATATAAAATTATCACCCGGCAGGCACCGATGTCAACAATTAATTTCATTTGACTGGGCAACTTTTGCCGGCAGAATTATCATTTGTGCGGGAGTTAACGCTGGAGAAGGTGCGCCGGCTGTTTCCGGTGACACGCCGGCTGGTCTATTTCAACCATGCGGGTACCGGTCCCCTGCCTTCAACCGCAGTGCGGGCAATGCACGGTTTCATTCGCAAGGCGGTGCAGGAGGGATGCGTCGCCTACAGTGAGGCGGAGGGGGTGGTGGAAAATACCCGCATGATGGCAGCCCGGCTTCTGGGGGTGAAGCCGGAAGCGGTTGCCTTTGTCAAGAATACTACCAGCGGTATCATTATCGCCATCGGTTCCATCCCCTGGGAGGATGGGGACAACCTGATCATGATGAAGGACGCATTTCCCGCAAACACCTATCCCTATCAGCTGTTGCTGCCGGGGGTGGAGAAGCGGTTTGTGACCGCACTGGAGCTGACCGAAGGTCCAGAGTGTGTGTTCAGGCTCGTGGATGAGCGGACCCGGGTGGTGGCGCTGGACTGGGTCCATTTTCTCTCCGGTGCCCGGTTTGACATCAATGCGATCGGCGCCTTCTGCCAGCAGCACAATATCTTTTTTATTCTGGATGCGATTCAGGGGTTGGGAGCGGTAAATCACAATTTCAGTTCCACCGGTGCCGACTTTGTTGTTGCCGGCGGAGGCAAATGGCTGCTGGCACCGCAGGGGATCGGAATTATGTATGTTAATTTAAGAAAACTGCCCCGGCTCAAGCCTTTTAATCTCGGCTGGCTTTCCGCTAACTGGCAGGAGTTTAACGATATTTTTACCCCCAAACCCCTGAAGAAGACCGCCGCCCGTTTTGAGGAGGGAACAAAGAATTACATCGGCATCTACGGCCTGGGTGCGGCGCTCAAACTGCTGCTTGATTTCGGACCGGAAAGGGTGGAAGCCCGGGTCCGCCAGCTGACCGGACAGCTGCGGGAACTGCTGAAAGGGGCGGAGTTTGAGATTATGACTCCGGCGCCGGATGAGAAGCGCGCCGGCATCATCACCTGCCGGAAGCCGGACCGGGATATGGCTGGGATCGGGGCACAGCTGGAGACCGCAGGTTTTGTCTGTGCGGTGCGGGAGGGCTGGCTGCGGATTTCGCCCCATTTCTACAATACTGAGGAGGAGGTTGAAAGGTTTGTCCGCCAGCTTAAAATTGTTGCCGGCTGATTTATGGATTTGAGAAAAACGGTCGCCCTACTTCTTTCCGGACTGCTGCTCGTACCACCGGTGCAGGCAGCGGGTGATGGTGGTGCCGGTATTATTGACGAAGGGGGCGGCGAGTTCCGGATTGAGGTACCGGTGACGACACCTCAGGAGGATACGGTCCGTCAGGTTCAGCCTCAGACTCCGGCAGACCGGTCCGGGCTGTTTGAGGAGTCCGGTGCCGGAATCGGCTATCTCGTGGTTGAGCCGGATGCGGTGCCAGATTCCATCTTCCTTGACGGCAGGCGGGTGCTGATTGACCGGCAGGACAAGCTGCTTGCGGTCCAGCAGGGCAGACATTATCTGAGCCTGTTTGATGTCCGGGATGTTTATCTGGCGTTCCGGGATGAGACACCATCAGTTTTCTGGCAGCGGATTGCACCCGGGCTCCAGGTTGACCGGTATGCCCTGATGTCCAGTTATGAACGGGAGGCGGTCCGGACAGGGACAAAATGGGTCAGTGTCCTGCCCGAGGACACAATCGCAGTCCGGGTTTCCCGCCAGGAGATAGCGCAGACCTACCGGCGCCATGCCGGCACCGCAGCACTGACCTTTTTCAGTGTAACTGCAGTGATTGCGGCGGCGATGATCGGCAGTGTGATGTTTATTACCATGGACGGTGAATAGAAAGGGGGCTTGATGCCTTCAGATATGGAGATTGCTCAGAGTATCAGACTCCTGCCCATCTGGGAGATCGCCAAGGGGCTCGGGATTACCGATATGGACCTGATTCTGCCCAACGGCAATTACAAGGCGAAGCTTTCGGTCCGGCTCTTGGAACAGCTCAAGGAGCGACCGACAGGAAGACTGGTTCTCGTCACCGCCATCACCCCGACGAAGTTCGGTGAGGGCAAGACCACGGTTTCCATCGGGCTGTCAATGGCGCTCAACCGGCTGGGCAAGAAGTCAATTGTGGTGTTGCGTCAGCCATCACTGGGACCGGTATTCGGCATCAAGGGCGGGGCAGCAGGCGGGGGTTATTCGCAGGTGCTGCCGATGGAGGATATCAACCTGCATTTCACCGGAGATATCCATGCGGTGAGCTCGGCACACAACCTGCTGTCGGCGATGCTGGACAACTCGCTCCATTTCGGCAATCCGCTCGGGATTGATGAGCGAGAGATCTTCTTTCCCCGGACGATTGACATGAACGACCGGGTGATGCGCTCAATGGTGGTCGGGCTGGGCGGCAGGGCGAACGGTCCGGCGCGCGAGGACAGCTGTGTTATTACCGCAGCATCTGAGGTGATGGCGATTCTCGGGCTGGCGACCGGCCGGGCGGATCTTAAACAGCGGCTTGCCCGGATGCTGGTGGCGCTCAACTTCGACGACAAGCCGATTACCGCTCAGGACCTGGGTGCTACCGGTGCGATGGCAGCACTGCTCAAGGATGCGATCAAGCCCAACCTGGTCCAGACGACCGAGAATACGCCTGCCCTGATTCATACCGGTCCGTTTGCCAATATCGCCCACGGCACCGCCAGCATCATCGCCACCAACGCATCACTCCGGCTCTGCGACTGGACGGTGATTGAAGCCGGGTTCGGCTCGGACCTGGGCGCAGAGAAGTTTGTTGACCTGGTGGCACCGCTGGGCGGTTTCAAAATTGAGGGCTGTGTGCTGGTTGCCACCCTGCGCGCGCTCAAGCATCAGGGCGGGGCGCCCGATGCCCGCAGAGGGATGCTGCGTCATCTCTGGCTCGGGCTGGAGAATCTGCACCGGCACATTGAGAATTGCCGGACTCTGGGTATGGAACCGGTGGTGGCGCTCAACCGGTTTGAGGGTGATGCTGACGATGAGCTGAAACTGGTGCTCAAGGCGTGTGAGGAGCAGGGCACAAAGGCGGTGATCTGTGCTCCACACAGTGCGGGCGGCAGGGGGTGTGAGGAACTGGCACAGGCGGTCCTGGAGCAGGCGGAGCAGAAGCCCGGTGCCAACCGGCCGGTCTATGACTGGAACAGCCGGGTTGAGGACAAGATTGAGGCGGTGGCAAGGAAGGTTTATCATGCCGGACAGGTGGTCTATACCCCGCGTGCCGAGCGCGATCTGAAGCGGATTTACCAGCTCGGTTATGACAAACTGCCGATCTGCATCGCCAAGACTCCGCTTTCGCTCAGCGATGACCCGGAATGTCTGGGCGCCTGCAGCGGGTTCAAGATTACCATTTCCGCAATCCACATCCGTGCCGGTGCCGGGTATCTGGTGCCGGTCGCCGGCGAGATGGAACTTCTGCCCGGACTGGGCAAGAAGCCGAATGCGCTCAAGATTGACATCATGGATGACGGCAGGATTGTCGGACTCTCCTGAAGCCTAAGGACCGGCTTCCAGCGTTGTCCGCAGAGCAATCAGCTCCTTCTTGAGCCAGAGCAGAACCTCCCGTCCGTCTTTTGCCTGCGGGACCTCACCGCTCCGGCTGTTCATCGCCTGCAGTTTCTTCTTTGCTCCCTTGATTGTCATCTTTTCCCGGTGGAGCAGATGCTGAATCAGCTCCAGCTTTCTCAACTGCTCATCGGAGATGATCCGTCTGCCCGCAGAGTTGCGCTCAAACTTGAACTCAAACTCCTTTTCCCAGTAGCGCAGGGTGTATGCCGGCACCCGCAGAATCCGGCAGGCTTCAGACAGGGAATAAAACTTTTTCTCCTTCATCAGTAAAACTCCTTCTTTACCGGCCTTTTCAAAAGCCGTTCAATACTGTTCTCCGGCTTTTCGCCCTGATAAAGTATTTTATAAACTTCTTCAGTTATTGGCAAGTCAATCCGCAGTTTGCGGGCAAGCTCCAGACCGGCGGGTGCGGTCCAGTAGCCCTCAGCAACTCCGCCGAGCTGATCGAGTGCGGTCGCGGGTGGTATGCCTCTGCCGATCGCCATTCCCAGCCGGTGGTTTCTGGACCGCTCGGAAAAGGCGGTAACAATCAGGTCGCCCATGCCTGCCAGTCCGGCAAAGGTGAGCGGATTGGCGTTGAGTGCCAGACCGAGCCGGGTGATCTCTGCCAGACCGCGGGTCAGCAGTGCTGATTTGGCATTGATTCCCAGACCGATGCCGTCCGCAATGCCGGCAGCGATCGCAATCACATTCTTGAATGCGGCAGCGATCTCTACACCGGTTACATCGGTATGGGAATAGACCCGCAGGTTACGCACGGTAAATGTGTCCCGGACCAGCCGGGCAGCAGACTCATCCTCGCTGACCGCTACGAGTGAGGTCGGATCCCCGGCTGCCACCTCATACGGAATTCCCGGACCGGCAAGCACCACGACCGGCGGTCCGGGCAGATGTTCCTTCAGCACCACTGAGAGCCGTTTCTTCGTTTCCGGGTCAATGCCCTTGGTTACTGAGACGAGCACCTGACAGTCTGAGGGGATAAGCTTTTTTACCATTTCGGCTGCCTCTGCCAGCACCCGGGAAGGGGTGGCAAAGACGATGGTATCGCTCCGGTCAAGCACAACTCCGGGGTCGGAACTGACGGTGATGGCATCAGGTATCGGGACCGATTCGGGCAGGTCCGGATGGTGCCGGGTTGCCAGCAGCCGGGCAAGCGCCTGCCCGTCCGGTTCATAAAGGGCAACGGTCAGCCCCTTTTCGTGCAGTTTCAGCGCCAGCGCCAGCGCCCAGCGGCCCGCCCCGATGAATCCTGCTTTCATCGGGCGCCTCCAGTCGGTTTTGTGTCGGCCCTCACCGTCTGGTCTGTCATTTTTCTTCTATTGGTCATTCCGAACGGAGTCGAGGAATCCCTTTTCAACTCGGAAAGCAGAGTGATTTCTCCACTTCGCTGCGCTCCGGTCGAAATGACCGGAGAAAAACGGTTGCCCGATGACCAGCCCAGCAGGTTCACTCCGTCCTCCTGCGAAAAAGCTTAAGCCACAGCCCGAACTTCGGCTCTGTGCCCGCGGTCAGCCTCCGGATGTTCGGAATGTGCCGGATAATGATGAGCATACCGGTTAACAGTGTAAAGATCAGCAGGGTCCGGTCAAACCGGTAGAAAAGCAGGGTAAGGAACGGCAGACTGATGGCAAAGGAGATTGAGGAAAGTGAGACAAAGCCGGAGACAAGAAGCACAAGCAGAAAGACCGCAATTGCGGGCAGAAAGGCACGGGGACACAGAACCGCGGTTACGCCGATGGTGGTGGCGACCCCCTTTCCGCCGTTAAACCCGAGCCAGGGACAGAAGATATGACCACAAATCGCGCCCAGCCCGACCATTGCCGGCAGAAGACCGAACCGCTCTGCCAGCAGGACCGGCACGATTCCCTTGGCAAGGTCCAGCACCAGCACCGGAACCGCCCAGCCCAGCCCCAGCACCCGCTGGACATTGGTGAAGCCGATGTTGCCCGAGCCGTGTTTGCGGATGTCAATCCCCTTCAGCCTGCCGGCAAGATAGCCGGACGGAATCGAGCCGAATAAAAACCCGGACAGGAGCGCAGCGATTAATTTTCCGTACATGATGTTTTCTTTCAAGTTATCCAAATAGGGATAATTGTCAACGATATTTATGACACATGTTCGTGTGAGGAAGGTGCGCACGCCGGTTTACCCATTAAACCGTGGCGGTTGGTACCGCTCCGGCAAACATGGCTGATGGGCGATATCGGACAGATATACCCCGTTAATTTAGAGTCCGATTTGAGCACTGATTTCACTACCCCCAGTGGGGCAGAAAGGGCGGTTTCTGCGTAAGTGATTTTTTTGCAAGGGGTTGGCGAGTAAGTTTTAAAACCGGATAAGAGCAGAGGCTATACCCCGGGCAGTTCCCCTTACCGTGCGGGCAGGGAAGATGCTGGTAATTGATGATGGCGGTGGGTTTGCCGTTATGGTGGTGCCGGTGACACCGGACCGGAGTGCAAGGTCAGGTTTGACAAGCAGGTCTGGCGTCAATATCCTTATTTAGACAGGCCCGGTCTATGAATCAATTTCAATCCCCACTTGAACCTCAGCCGTTAAGGTTTGAGCCGGATGAGAAGCGGCTTGCCCGGCTCGCCCGTTTCCGCCGGATTGTGCTGTTGAGCACGCTCGGGGTGATGGTGGTGGCACTGGTGCTGGTGCTTTTAATGCCGTCAAGGGTGATGGTGATGAGCGGAGAGGGGACGGCACTACCGGAGTCAGAACCGGTTTCCCAGGCACCGGTCGCCCGTTCCGCCGGTGATAATGAGCCGTCAGCGGTGATTCCCGCGCCGGCAGTCAGCCGGGCGCCGGCAGGAGAACCGGTAAGGGCAGATCCGCAGGCTGAGGCATGGGGGCTGGTGCGGACAGTTGATTCCTGTGGAAGTCTGGCGCGGGAGCAGTGGATGCGGGCAGGAGTAATGGTTACTGCAATCACGGTCCGGCTGGAGAATGTGCCGGAGATTCTGAAGCGGATTGGAATTGCCCGGGCGATAACAGACAGCGCGCAGGCACGGCTATCGCAGGCTGAGGCAACGCTGGAGCAGTTGAAGGGGTTGCTGCGGGTTTCCGGGGTCGCGGGGACGCGGATTAATGCCGCCTATGCGGCTGCCCGGGAGTATGTGAGTCTGATAAGCGAGGAGGCAGGCGACCGGCAGGGCTGGCTTGACAGCTATGAGCAGGCGATCCGGGCGCTGGGCGATAATGACTCCGCCCAGTTTGAGATCAAGATGAATGTGGCGGGCGCCTACGAGCGGAAGTCGGATGTCCGGCAGAAGCGGCTCAACCGGGCAGAGGCAGCGTTGCGCTCCGCGGCTGAGGGGCTGAAATGATGCGGGTGTTGGAGTTTTCAGGATGTTTGACAATTTAATCAACGGAGGTATGATGTCCTATGTTTGATTACCGTCTGGTGCCGATTGAACCGAATGACAAAAAGATTGTGCTGGTAATTCTGGACGGGCTGGGTGGTCTGCCGTTGAAGGATAAGACCGAGCTGGAGACCGCCTGGGTGCCGAATCTGGATCAGTTGGCGGTGAAGTCGGCGCTGGGCAAGATGGTGCCAATTGCGCGCGGTGTGACCCCGGGTTCCGGTGCTGCCCATCTGGCGATCTTCGGGTATGATCCAGTGCAGTATCCGGTTGGCAGGGGGGTGCTGGAGGCGCTGGGGTGCGGTTTGAATCCCGGCGCTGAGGATCTGTGCGCCCGGGCAAATTTTGCCACCGTGGATGAGAATGGTGTGATTACCGACCGCCGGGCAAAGGAGAACGGGGAGCGGATGCGGGATCAGGAGTGTGCGGAGCTGTGTGAGCTGTTGCAGGAGGAGATTGCCGAGATTGATGGAGTGAAGGTAACGATTGTGCCGGGGAAGGGGCACCGGTTTGTGGTGATGTTTTCCGGTCCGGGGCTGGCAGATGGTCTGAGCGATTCCGACCCGGGGAAGGAAGGGAAGGCACCTCTGCCGGTGCAGGCGCTGAAGCCCGAGGCGGCGAGGTCGGCGCAGGTTGCCAACCGGTTTATTGAGCTGGCTGCCGGGGTGCTGAAAGGACGGAAAAGGGCGAATTATGTGCTTTTGCGCGGGCTGGCACTGCCACCAAGGCTGCCCAATTTTCAGGAGCGCTATCAGCTGCGGGCGGCAGCAATCGCCGCCTATCCGATGTACCGGGGTCTGGCAAGGCTGGTGGGAATGCGGGTTCTGCCGTGCGGGGAGACCTGGGAGTCGGAAATTGAGACGCTGGAGAAGAACTATGCCCATTACGACTTTTTCTATATCCATTTCAAGGAGTTTGATCAGGCGGGTGAGGACGGGGATTTTGAGCGCAAGGTGGAGCTGCTGGAGCAGTTTGATGAGCGGATTGTGCCCCGGCTGGTGAAGTTGAATCCGGATGTGCTGTGCATTACCGGTGATCATTCCACGCCGGCAGTGCTCAAGGGGCATTCGTGGCATACGGTGCCGCTGCTGATTCATTCACCCTGGGTCCGGGTCCATTCCTATGCCGAGGAGTTCGGGGAACGGGCATGTATCCGCGGGAGTATCGGGCTGATTTTCGGTGTGGAGATTATGCCGCTGCTTATGGCAAATGCCCAGCGGTTCGGGAAGTTCGGGGCTTAGCTTGAAACACTGGGCGCTCATTTCGGTCTGGGATAAGCGCGGTCTGAAGGAACTGGCAGAGGCACTGCAGGAGGCAGGGCTGGGGATTCTGTCAACCGCACGGACCGCAGTGGTGCTGCGGGATGCCGGTATTCCGGTGACCGAGATCGCCGAGTGGACCGGTGCACCGGAGATTCTGGGGGGAAGGGTCAAGACGCTCCATCCGAAGGTGGCGGCCGGGATTCTCTGCCGGCGCACCGAGCCCGGAATTGAGCCGGTGGATGTGGTGGTGTGTAATCTGTATCCGTTTGCTGAGGGTCTGCGTCAGGGGCTGAAGGTTGAGGAGATGGTGGAGCTGATTGACATCGGCGGGGTGACACTCCTGCGTGCCGCAGCCAAGAACTGGGAGTTTGTGACGCCGGTGCCGGCACCGGAATATTATCCGCGGGTGATTGAGGAGCTGAGACAGAACCGGCAGGTGCGGCGCCAGGTGCGGCTGGAGCTGGCAGGCGCAGCGTTTGCGTTGACAAGTGAGTATGACCGGCTGATCGCCGGTTATCTTAAGCAATTGTTGACAGACCATCAGTAAATTTTGTATAATTGTTGTTGTTTGCTGAATTTTCACTTTTAGGGAAAGTTTAACTGTTTTTCAGGAGGATAAGTGGCACGAATTGTTGGTGTTGATCTGCCGGATGGCAAGAAGGTGCTTTATGCCCTGCCCGCAATCTACGGGATCGGGCTGTCATCGGCAAGGAAGTTGTTAGCCGCCACCGGCATTGCCCCGGATAAGAGGGTCGGAGAACTCTCCGATGAGGAACTGGCAAGGCTGCGGCAGGAGATCGAAAGCCGGTTCAAGGTTGAGGGTGAACTCCGGGCAGAGGTGGCAGCGAATATCAAGCGGCTGATGGAGATCAGCTGTTATCGCGGATTGCGGCACCGGGCACGCCTGCCGGTGCGCGGTCAGCGGACGAGGACCAATGCCCGGACCCGGAAGGGACCGCGCAAGACTTCAGGCGTGATCAAGGTAAAGTCAAGTGCACCGAAGGAGTAAGA is a window from the candidate division WOR-3 bacterium genome containing:
- the plsY gene encoding glycerol-3-phosphate 1-O-acyltransferase PlsY, with the translated sequence MYGKLIAALLSGFLFGSIPSGYLAGRLKGIDIRKHGSGNIGFTNVQRVLGLGWAVPVLVLDLAKGIVPVLLAERFGLLPAMVGLGAICGHIFCPWLGFNGGKGVATTIGVTAVLCPRAFLPAIAVFLLVLLVSGFVSLSSISFAISLPFLTLLFYRFDRTLLIFTLLTGMLIIIRHIPNIRRLTAGTEPKFGLWLKLFRRRTE
- a CDS encoding aminotransferase class V-fold PLP-dependent enzyme, encoding MRELTLEKVRRLFPVTRRLVYFNHAGTGPLPSTAVRAMHGFIRKAVQEGCVAYSEAEGVVENTRMMAARLLGVKPEAVAFVKNTTSGIIIAIGSIPWEDGDNLIMMKDAFPANTYPYQLLLPGVEKRFVTALELTEGPECVFRLVDERTRVVALDWVHFLSGARFDINAIGAFCQQHNIFFILDAIQGLGAVNHNFSSTGADFVVAGGGKWLLAPQGIGIMYVNLRKLPRLKPFNLGWLSANWQEFNDIFTPKPLKKTAARFEEGTKNYIGIYGLGAALKLLLDFGPERVEARVRQLTGQLRELLKGAEFEIMTPAPDEKRAGIITCRKPDRDMAGIGAQLETAGFVCAVREGWLRISPHFYNTEEEVERFVRQLKIVAG
- a CDS encoding 2,3-bisphosphoglycerate-independent phosphoglycerate mutase, yielding MFDYRLVPIEPNDKKIVLVILDGLGGLPLKDKTELETAWVPNLDQLAVKSALGKMVPIARGVTPGSGAAHLAIFGYDPVQYPVGRGVLEALGCGLNPGAEDLCARANFATVDENGVITDRRAKENGERMRDQECAELCELLQEEIAEIDGVKVTIVPGKGHRFVVMFSGPGLADGLSDSDPGKEGKAPLPVQALKPEAARSAQVANRFIELAAGVLKGRKRANYVLLRGLALPPRLPNFQERYQLRAAAIAAYPMYRGLARLVGMRVLPCGETWESEIETLEKNYAHYDFFYIHFKEFDQAGEDGDFERKVELLEQFDERIVPRLVKLNPDVLCITGDHSTPAVLKGHSWHTVPLLIHSPWVRVHSYAEEFGERACIRGSIGLIFGVEIMPLLMANAQRFGKFGA
- the rpsM gene encoding 30S ribosomal protein S13 encodes the protein MARIVGVDLPDGKKVLYALPAIYGIGLSSARKLLAATGIAPDKRVGELSDEELARLRQEIESRFKVEGELRAEVAANIKRLMEISCYRGLRHRARLPVRGQRTRTNARTRKGPRKTSGVIKVKSSAPKE
- a CDS encoding IMP cyclohydrolase, whose protein sequence is MKHWALISVWDKRGLKELAEALQEAGLGILSTARTAVVLRDAGIPVTEIAEWTGAPEILGGRVKTLHPKVAAGILCRRTEPGIEPVDVVVCNLYPFAEGLRQGLKVEEMVELIDIGGVTLLRAAAKNWEFVTPVPAPEYYPRVIEELRQNRQVRRQVRLELAGAAFALTSEYDRLIAGYLKQLLTDHQ
- a CDS encoding formate--tetrahydrofolate ligase, which gives rise to MPSDMEIAQSIRLLPIWEIAKGLGITDMDLILPNGNYKAKLSVRLLEQLKERPTGRLVLVTAITPTKFGEGKTTVSIGLSMALNRLGKKSIVVLRQPSLGPVFGIKGGAAGGGYSQVLPMEDINLHFTGDIHAVSSAHNLLSAMLDNSLHFGNPLGIDEREIFFPRTIDMNDRVMRSMVVGLGGRANGPAREDSCVITAASEVMAILGLATGRADLKQRLARMLVALNFDDKPITAQDLGATGAMAALLKDAIKPNLVQTTENTPALIHTGPFANIAHGTASIIATNASLRLCDWTVIEAGFGSDLGAEKFVDLVAPLGGFKIEGCVLVATLRALKHQGGAPDARRGMLRHLWLGLENLHRHIENCRTLGMEPVVALNRFEGDADDELKLVLKACEEQGTKAVICAPHSAGGRGCEELAQAVLEQAEQKPGANRPVYDWNSRVEDKIEAVARKVYHAGQVVYTPRAERDLKRIYQLGYDKLPICIAKTPLSLSDDPECLGACSGFKITISAIHIRAGAGYLVPVAGEMELLPGLGKKPNALKIDIMDDGRIVGLS
- a CDS encoding NAD(P)H-dependent glycerol-3-phosphate dehydrogenase, producing MKAGFIGAGRWALALALKLHEKGLTVALYEPDGQALARLLATRHHPDLPESVPIPDAITVSSDPGVVLDRSDTIVFATPSRVLAEAAEMVKKLIPSDCQVLVSVTKGIDPETKKRLSVVLKEHLPGPPVVVLAGPGIPYEVAAGDPTSLVAVSEDESAARLVRDTFTVRNLRVYSHTDVTGVEIAAAFKNVIAIAAGIADGIGLGINAKSALLTRGLAEITRLGLALNANPLTFAGLAGMGDLIVTAFSERSRNHRLGMAIGRGIPPATALDQLGGVAEGYWTAPAGLELARKLRIDLPITEEVYKILYQGEKPENSIERLLKRPVKKEFY
- a CDS encoding MerR family transcriptional regulator, coding for MKEKKFYSLSEACRILRVPAYTLRYWEKEFEFKFERNSAGRRIISDEQLRKLELIQHLLHREKMTIKGAKKKLQAMNSRSGEVPQAKDGREVLLWLKKELIALRTTLEAGP